One part of the Vitis riparia cultivar Riparia Gloire de Montpellier isolate 1030 chromosome 15, EGFV_Vit.rip_1.0, whole genome shotgun sequence genome encodes these proteins:
- the LOC117932076 gene encoding chromo domain-containing protein LHP1, whose amino-acid sequence MAEPSTKKTKRRRIRRLREGEGEGEGGEQSERPKLDDGFYEIEAIRRRRVRKGQLQYLIKWRGWPENANTWEPLENLQACSDVIDAFEDRLRSKRNRSSRKRKRKSGGSAQTLPKKKQQRSGASNVRGVHFRINDEHLLSTHVNTLGHADIEGVNGAVNNVEMTKESNENGSGDVSLQIPQREEDNDSDPKLIELRGSNEGNANKFKIQFQEVKALEGDCPMNGHSKVERVEMDQSSRRTGARRRKSGSVKRFTKDLAPCEPNDIQNTATRIQIGSCGRVESPEFPGNDSGLNNKFDGAINMSAITEIIKPISYSASISNDAQDVSVTFMAMRSDGKEVMVDNKFLKANNPLLLINFYEQHLRYSPTT is encoded by the exons ATGGCGGAGCCCAGCACGAAGAAGACGAAACGACGCCGTATCAGGAGGCTCA GGGAAGGGGAAGGGGAAGGGGAAGGGGGGGAGCAGTCTGAGCGGCCGAAGCTGGACGATGGGTTCTACGAAATCGAGGCCATTAGGAGGAGGAGGGTTCGCAAGGGTCAGCTTCAGTACCTCATCAAATGGCGGGGTTGGCCTGAGAACGCCAACACTTGGGAGCCCTTGGAGAATCTTCAGGCCTGTTCGGATGTCATTGATGCTTTTGAAGATAG GCTGAGATCTAAGAGAAATAGGTCTTCTCGGAAGCGCAAGCGCAAGTCTGGAGGTAGTGCTCAAACCCTTCCCAAGAAGAAACAGCAGCGTTCTGGTGCTAGTAATGTAAGGGGTGTGCATTTTCGTATCAATGATGAGCATCTTCTATCTACGCATGTCAACACTTTGGGTCATGCTGATATTGAGGGGGTTAATGGGGCTGTCAACAATGTGGAAATGACCAAGGAAAGCAATGAAAATGGGTCTGGAGATGTTTCCCTTCAAATTCCACAGAGGGAGGAGGACAACGATTCAGATCCGAAGCTTATAGAGCTTAGAGGGTCCAATGAAGGCAATGCcaataaattcaaaatacaaTTCCAAGAGGTCAAGGCTTTGGAAGGTGATTGCCCCATGAATGGGCATTCCAAGGTTGAACGTGTTGAAATGGATCAAAGCAGTCGCCGCACAGGAGCTAGACGGAGAAAATCTGGTTCTGTGAAAAGGTTCACGAAAGATCTTGCCCCGTGTGAACCAAATGACATACAGAATACAGCAACAAGAATTCAAATTGGTTCATGTGGTAGAGTTGAAAGCCCTGAATTTCCAGGGAATGATTCGGGCCTCAATAACAAATTTGATGGTGCCATAAATATGTCTGCTATCACTGAGATCATCAAGCCTATAAGCTATTCTGCCTCCATATCAAATGATGCCCAGGATGTGTCAGTCACCTTTATGGCCATGAG GTCTGATGGAAAAGAGGTGATGGTGGATAACAAATTTCTCAAGGCTAACAATCCACTTCTG TTAATCAACTTTTACGAACAACATCTCCGTTACAGTCCTACAACTTGA